Proteins found in one Desulfovibrio gilichinskyi genomic segment:
- the dksA gene encoding RNA polymerase-binding protein DksA → MDQKDLAFFRESLNQNLNEILQKGQETIEDMTESGETYADPADRATAESDRAFTLRLRDRERKLIKKIQKAIKRIDDGDFGFCVSCGDDISIARLKARPMTTLCIACKSKQEEEEQNRGD, encoded by the coding sequence ATGGACCAGAAAGACTTAGCATTTTTCCGCGAATCTCTGAATCAAAACCTTAATGAGATTTTGCAGAAAGGACAGGAAACTATCGAAGATATGACAGAGTCCGGCGAAACATACGCTGACCCTGCCGATCGTGCTACGGCCGAATCCGATAGAGCTTTTACTTTGCGCCTAAGAGATAGAGAACGTAAGCTCATTAAAAAAATTCAAAAGGCGATTAAACGTATTGATGACGGCGACTTCGGTTTCTGTGTTTCATGCGGAGATGACATCTCAATTGCTCGCCTTAAAGCTCGTCCTATGACAACTCTTTGCATTGCATGTAAGAGTAAACAGGAAGAGGAAGAACAAAATCGCGGAGACTAA
- a CDS encoding YcaO-like family protein produces MIKLKSCPKAYTTDQDKAVSPEETVSRVKKLLEQKCEGVLGCTRKIDTGRLGIPVFISECGPAARAIMPTRKQMGKGASVSQAEASALMELVERFSFFSFWNNPENFTLATYSEAEELWPGKVISIEKILQSVEEEMEPAKARVILDLVRWHFHPALNVLTGETEYVPLDWFKILNEFNGSSAGNTPEESVLQGSSELVERHVCAVIDRDREDVPCIDPSSCTDPVLANLCKCFEDNGIKYIINDFSLGMPLPTVAVTAWDPSTFPGMSEIVFTAGTSSCPSKAAIRAFTEVAQLAGDFETGRVYEASGLPKFTELDQADWLVKGARVPLDSLPTVEHADIYDELMTLATGLNDQDYTLYTVDITHPDLGVSANYNFVPGFRFRERTPHASLGLFVGRILSEKVAIDLAGEGLDVISDIYEDDYFIPFFEGMLALRSGDTSRAADMFTLAIEEQPGNEEKALSAFYTAYAMSLEERWNEVTPFLDRAIELDNEAKEYFNLRGVAKFKAGDYSIAAEDFKSALAIDNGSASDLANLGLCYKFMGETEEAAEYLRTALELEPGLEYARVHLEQLLDGK; encoded by the coding sequence ATGATTAAACTTAAATCCTGTCCGAAAGCTTACACTACTGATCAGGATAAAGCTGTTTCACCAGAAGAAACTGTTTCACGTGTTAAAAAATTATTGGAACAGAAATGCGAAGGTGTACTCGGATGTACCCGCAAAATCGATACCGGACGGCTAGGAATTCCGGTTTTCATCAGTGAATGCGGACCTGCCGCGCGTGCGATAATGCCTACCCGGAAGCAGATGGGGAAGGGTGCTTCGGTTTCACAGGCGGAAGCCTCTGCATTAATGGAACTTGTGGAAAGATTCAGTTTTTTCAGCTTCTGGAATAATCCTGAAAATTTTACTCTTGCAACATATAGTGAAGCTGAAGAACTTTGGCCCGGTAAAGTTATTTCGATTGAAAAGATCCTTCAGTCTGTTGAAGAAGAAATGGAACCTGCCAAAGCAAGAGTCATTCTTGATTTAGTGCGCTGGCATTTTCATCCGGCTCTTAATGTGCTCACCGGAGAAACAGAATATGTTCCACTGGACTGGTTTAAAATTTTAAATGAATTTAATGGCTCGTCCGCTGGCAACACTCCTGAAGAATCTGTTCTTCAAGGCAGCAGCGAGCTTGTCGAAAGGCATGTTTGCGCTGTTATTGACCGGGACAGGGAAGATGTTCCATGTATTGATCCTTCCTCGTGTACGGACCCTGTTCTTGCAAATCTGTGCAAGTGTTTTGAAGATAACGGAATCAAATACATCATAAATGATTTTTCGTTAGGAATGCCGCTACCGACTGTAGCAGTGACAGCTTGGGACCCTTCAACTTTTCCGGGAATGAGTGAGATTGTGTTCACTGCCGGAACTTCTTCATGTCCGTCAAAAGCTGCAATAAGGGCATTCACTGAAGTTGCTCAGCTTGCCGGTGATTTTGAAACCGGTCGTGTTTATGAAGCTTCCGGGCTTCCTAAATTTACAGAACTGGATCAGGCTGACTGGCTTGTCAAAGGGGCTCGCGTACCGCTGGACAGTCTCCCGACCGTAGAACATGCCGATATCTACGATGAACTCATGACGCTTGCTACGGGGCTGAATGATCAAGATTATACGCTTTACACCGTTGATATCACTCATCCTGATTTAGGCGTCTCTGCCAACTATAATTTTGTACCGGGATTTCGTTTCAGAGAACGCACTCCGCATGCAAGTTTAGGTCTTTTTGTCGGACGGATTTTGTCTGAAAAGGTCGCTATAGATCTCGCCGGTGAAGGTTTGGACGTTATTTCAGATATTTATGAAGATGATTATTTTATTCCGTTTTTTGAAGGGATGCTTGCTCTGCGCAGCGGTGATACTTCAAGAGCCGCAGATATGTTCACTTTGGCGATCGAAGAGCAGCCCGGTAACGAAGAAAAGGCGTTATCAGCATTCTATACTGCCTATGCCATGTCTTTGGAGGAAAGGTGGAATGAAGTGACTCCTTTTCTTGATCGTGCTATTGAACTTGATAATGAAGCTAAGGAGTATTTTAATCTGCGCGGAGTTGCTAAATTTAAAGCAGGTGATTACTCTATTGCAGCCGAAGACTTTAAGTCAGCGCTGGCCATAGATAACGGTTCCGCTTCCGATTTAGCTAATTTGGGACTATGTTATAAGTTTATGGGCGAGACTGAAGAAGCTGCTGAATATTTAAGAACTGCTCTCGAACTGGAGCCAGGTCTTGAGTACGCAAGAGTTCACCTTGAACAACTGCTTGATGGTAAATAA
- the prfA gene encoding peptide chain release factor 1, whose product MFAKLEDIERSYMDLEQELSDPEVYNNQERFRKVTRAHSDMGEIVRVFREFKQLSASLEENKEMAADPDPEIREMAEMEISEIKERIPELENELKLLLLPKDPMDEKNIILEIRAGTGGEEAALFCADVFRMYTRYAEQNSWKVEVLSSNPTGTGGFKEMIASISGPKIYSKMKYESGTHRVQRVPATESQGRIHTSAITVAIMPEAEEVDVHVRTEDVRVDVFRASGPGGQSVNTTDSAIRVTHIPSGLVVICQDEKSQHKNKAKAMKVLCSRLLQREQDKQHAELAEVRRAQVGSGDRSERIRTYNFPQSRVTDHRINLTLYKLDSVMEGDLSELIDSLINHYQSEALKNQASD is encoded by the coding sequence ATGTTTGCTAAGCTTGAAGATATCGAGCGTTCGTATATGGATTTGGAGCAGGAACTTAGTGATCCTGAAGTTTATAACAATCAGGAACGTTTCAGAAAAGTGACACGCGCTCACTCTGATATGGGAGAGATTGTACGGGTTTTTAGAGAGTTTAAGCAACTTTCTGCAAGCCTAGAAGAAAATAAGGAAATGGCTGCGGATCCCGATCCTGAAATTCGTGAGATGGCCGAAATGGAAATCTCCGAAATTAAAGAAAGAATACCGGAACTTGAAAACGAGCTTAAATTATTGCTTCTGCCTAAAGACCCTATGGATGAAAAGAATATCATTCTTGAAATCCGGGCTGGCACTGGTGGTGAAGAAGCAGCTCTTTTCTGTGCAGATGTTTTCAGAATGTATACTCGTTATGCTGAGCAAAATAGCTGGAAAGTTGAAGTTTTAAGCTCCAATCCCACCGGAACAGGCGGGTTTAAGGAAATGATAGCTTCAATCAGCGGACCTAAAATTTACAGCAAAATGAAGTATGAATCAGGAACTCATCGTGTTCAGCGTGTTCCTGCTACTGAGTCTCAGGGACGAATTCACACTTCCGCTATTACTGTTGCGATTATGCCTGAAGCCGAAGAAGTTGATGTTCACGTCCGTACTGAAGATGTCCGCGTTGATGTTTTTCGTGCATCAGGTCCCGGTGGACAGAGTGTTAACACAACTGACTCCGCTATTCGTGTGACGCATATTCCTTCCGGGCTTGTGGTAATTTGTCAGGATGAAAAATCTCAGCACAAGAATAAAGCTAAGGCTATGAAAGTATTGTGCTCAAGACTGCTCCAGCGTGAACAGGATAAACAGCATGCAGAACTGGCAGAAGTACGCCGCGCACAGGTCGGTTCAGGTGACCGTTCTGAGCGGATTCGTACTTACAACTTTCCGCAAAGCCGTGTAACTGATCACAGGATTAACCTGACCCTTTATAAACTTGATTCCGTCATGGAAGGGGATTTGTCTGAGCTGATTGATTCACTTATCAATCATTATCAGTCAGAAGCTCTGAAAAATCAGGCTTCCGATTAA
- a CDS encoding DUF1385 domain-containing protein: MSAAKTVGGQAVIEGVMMRAKDKLAIAVRRPDGEITVELRPWFSMTPNFMKKPFLRGFPIFIETMVNGVKALNYSATQALDEEDGELTSFHLILTMVIALGAALGLFVVLPHFFSIVMGWFGLSGDVNTLSFYVWDGAFKILMFLGYILSISFVPDIKRVFQYHGAEHKVIWAYESGSELTACKVKEFSRLHPRCGTAFLLFVLVVSILMFTILVPLLLAIWSPQTFIYKHLYIVGIKLLLMAPVSAVAYEMIKASSKHENSKLCQIMCLPGLGMQLLTTRNPDQDQIEVALAALAKAVEEDGGEN; encoded by the coding sequence ATGTCCGCAGCTAAAACCGTCGGTGGTCAGGCTGTTATTGAGGGCGTTATGATGCGAGCTAAGGACAAGCTTGCTATCGCGGTTCGTCGTCCTGACGGTGAAATTACCGTGGAATTACGTCCTTGGTTTTCTATGACCCCGAATTTCATGAAGAAACCTTTTTTACGCGGTTTCCCCATTTTTATTGAGACTATGGTCAACGGTGTCAAAGCTCTCAACTATTCCGCGACTCAGGCTCTTGATGAGGAAGATGGTGAACTTACCAGTTTTCATCTGATACTCACAATGGTTATAGCCCTTGGCGCAGCTTTGGGCCTTTTTGTCGTTCTTCCACATTTTTTTTCTATTGTAATGGGATGGTTCGGCCTGTCCGGTGATGTAAATACACTTAGCTTTTATGTCTGGGACGGTGCGTTTAAAATACTTATGTTTCTGGGATATATTTTATCCATATCCTTTGTTCCGGATATCAAACGTGTTTTTCAGTATCATGGTGCGGAACATAAAGTTATATGGGCATACGAATCCGGTAGTGAACTTACAGCCTGCAAGGTTAAAGAGTTCAGCAGACTACATCCCCGTTGCGGTACAGCTTTCCTGCTGTTTGTTTTGGTTGTAAGTATCTTAATGTTTACCATACTAGTTCCGTTACTGCTTGCTATCTGGTCACCTCAGACTTTTATTTATAAGCATTTATATATAGTCGGCATTAAATTGCTGCTTATGGCTCCTGTCAGCGCGGTAGCTTATGAGATGATTAAAGCATCAAGTAAGCATGAAAATAGTAAACTTTGTCAGATTATGTGTCTTCCAGGGCTCGGTATGCAGCTTTTGACTACAAGAAATCCTGATCAAGATCAGATTGAGGTCGCATTGGCTGCTTTGGCAAAGGCCGTTGAAGAGGACGGAGGGGAAAATTAA
- a CDS encoding NFACT RNA binding domain-containing protein — protein MDAHFFRALTRELEENLKGRRVEKIFAPADGVWTFALQSTGGKEFLLFRPAKSVGLFFISKVKPLNPANPTGTVMWLRKRLSGRRIFETIHDWVNLRVAFTLSPGREPGRYRFLLFDMKKGVSLVHELPQDFAQPVDWPSFADIQDTAEIWKEFPHISPPLRKALSNLTPPEAQKLLDKLKNGEADTFYLTTEGKDELMPPRVWPDSSSNQQIFSSAIEAASTYGEKVLFPTMERLENSEDKQALKSGKKKFKKVMDRIAEEEARLHTLLSRKIEAQALQAEMYRLKSLRELDKVTVTHPELGKMVVKLDPTLTPAENMTKIFKLSAKAQRGLKHMERRKAEVEAEQEEFLQSNLLPPSNNDKKKTNIEIPKKYKDIAVGLFVSSDGFLMIRGKNSKANHDLLSKVSSVFDYWFHVEGGPGSHVILKRDHPGHEVPETTFNEAATLAAIKSYRCDDSKADVMCALVKDVRNRKGAAPGQVAVDNVSRVLHVKIDHSLEESLAKK, from the coding sequence ATGGACGCACACTTCTTCCGTGCCCTGACACGTGAGCTTGAGGAAAACCTTAAGGGACGCAGGGTAGAAAAAATATTTGCTCCGGCTGACGGAGTATGGACTTTTGCGCTCCAATCTACAGGTGGAAAAGAATTCTTGCTATTCAGGCCCGCCAAATCGGTGGGCCTTTTTTTTATTTCAAAGGTAAAACCGCTCAATCCTGCAAACCCGACCGGCACAGTAATGTGGCTGCGAAAAAGACTTTCAGGCCGAAGGATATTTGAAACAATCCATGACTGGGTTAATCTTCGCGTGGCATTCACCCTTTCTCCGGGAAGAGAACCGGGCAGATACAGATTCCTTTTATTTGATATGAAAAAAGGAGTTTCTCTTGTTCATGAACTCCCCCAAGACTTCGCGCAACCGGTAGACTGGCCTTCGTTTGCAGATATCCAGGATACCGCTGAAATCTGGAAAGAATTCCCGCACATTTCTCCCCCACTGCGCAAGGCTCTGAGTAATCTGACACCTCCAGAAGCTCAAAAATTACTGGATAAGCTTAAGAATGGAGAAGCTGATACTTTTTACCTTACAACTGAAGGTAAAGACGAGTTAATGCCCCCACGCGTATGGCCTGACTCAAGCTCAAACCAACAGATATTTTCTTCCGCCATTGAAGCCGCCTCAACTTATGGAGAAAAAGTGCTATTTCCGACCATGGAACGCCTTGAGAATTCAGAAGACAAACAGGCTCTTAAATCCGGCAAAAAAAAATTCAAGAAAGTGATGGATAGAATTGCTGAAGAAGAAGCCAGACTGCACACACTTTTAAGTCGAAAAATCGAAGCACAGGCTCTCCAAGCAGAAATGTACCGCCTAAAATCTTTGAGAGAACTTGATAAAGTTACGGTTACACATCCTGAGCTCGGTAAAATGGTCGTAAAGCTGGACCCTACTCTTACTCCCGCTGAAAACATGACTAAAATTTTCAAGCTTTCGGCTAAAGCTCAAAGAGGGCTTAAGCATATGGAACGCAGAAAAGCAGAAGTCGAAGCTGAGCAGGAAGAATTTCTACAGTCAAACCTGTTGCCGCCTTCAAACAATGACAAAAAAAAGACAAACATTGAAATTCCTAAAAAATATAAGGATATCGCAGTTGGTCTTTTTGTGTCTTCAGATGGGTTTCTTATGATACGCGGAAAAAACAGCAAAGCAAACCATGACTTACTCAGTAAGGTTTCATCTGTTTTTGACTATTGGTTCCACGTCGAAGGGGGACCGGGATCGCACGTTATATTGAAGAGAGATCACCCGGGGCACGAAGTGCCTGAAACAACTTTTAATGAAGCAGCAACGCTTGCAGCTATCAAAAGTTACAGGTGTGACGATTCAAAAGCGGATGTAATGTGCGCACTTGTTAAGGATGTTCGCAATAGAAAAGGAGCGGCTCCGGGGCAGGTTGCCGTGGATAATGTCAGCCGGGTTCTGCACGTAAAAATTGACCATTCGCTTGAAGAATCTCTAGCAAAAAAATAA
- a CDS encoding TusE/DsrC/DsvC family sulfur relay protein, which yields MAQVEFEGKNFEVDEDGFLLKFEEWAPEWVDYCKEGEGIKELNEEHQKVLDFLQDYYKKNGIAPMVRILSKVTGYKLKHIYELFPSGPGKGACKMAGLPKPTGCV from the coding sequence ATGGCACAAGTAGAATTTGAAGGTAAGAATTTTGAAGTTGATGAAGACGGCTTCCTTTTAAAGTTTGAAGAGTGGGCTCCTGAGTGGGTTGACTACTGTAAAGAAGGCGAAGGCATCAAAGAACTTAACGAAGAACACCAGAAAGTTCTCGATTTCTTGCAGGACTACTACAAGAAAAACGGAATCGCTCCTATGGTTCGTATTCTTTCTAAAGTTACTGGTTACAAACTCAAACACATCTATGAATTGTTCCCTTCCGGTCCTGGTAAAGGAGCATGTAAGATGGCTGGTCTGCCTAAACCTACTGGTTGCGTATAG
- a CDS encoding class I SAM-dependent methyltransferase encodes MNNIALNPESSFDELLAAARNKFGAIKFETVKLGVKTIEVAQVVDMPAYLDRLIDKARGGKKIDLPLWAKIWPSCMVLGVYLLKFSPVENATFLEVGAGGGLCGLVAASRGYNVVLSDIDDDALLFCRLNALRNNLDDKITVKKVDFCNDDLGEKFNYIIGCEVLYQESIQIPFYHFVDKHISRDAGSEALLAMDKKRAGRLFFEEAKKEYRLMRQEVPFAGDDNDGKTLISLIKMGARKND; translated from the coding sequence TTGAATAATATAGCCTTAAATCCTGAATCTTCATTCGATGAACTGCTTGCGGCAGCCCGTAATAAATTCGGTGCAATAAAATTTGAGACTGTTAAACTTGGCGTGAAAACAATTGAGGTGGCTCAAGTTGTCGATATGCCTGCTTATCTGGATCGGCTGATTGATAAGGCGAGAGGCGGTAAAAAAATTGATCTGCCACTGTGGGCTAAAATTTGGCCTTCCTGCATGGTTCTCGGTGTTTATCTCCTTAAATTTTCGCCTGTTGAAAATGCAACTTTTCTAGAAGTCGGAGCCGGCGGTGGGCTCTGCGGTCTTGTCGCGGCCAGTCGCGGCTATAATGTCGTCTTATCTGATATTGATGACGATGCACTGCTTTTCTGCCGTCTTAATGCTCTCCGTAATAATCTCGATGATAAAATCACCGTAAAGAAAGTCGATTTCTGTAATGATGATCTGGGTGAAAAGTTTAATTATATTATAGGTTGTGAAGTCCTTTATCAGGAAAGTATCCAAATTCCTTTTTATCATTTTGTAGATAAGCACATCAGTAGGGACGCTGGGTCAGAAGCTTTGCTTGCAATGGATAAAAAGCGTGCGGGGCGACTTTTTTTTGAAGAAGCTAAAAAAGAATACCGTTTAATGCGGCAGGAAGTTCCTTTTGCCGGAGATGATAATGACGGGAAGACCCTCATTTCTCTTATAAAAATGGGAGCTCGTAAAAATGATTAA
- the rpmE gene encoding 50S ribosomal protein L31, translated as MKKDIHPKLYKATVRCHCGYESKVYSTLGEEVSTEICSNCHPFYTGKQRFIDAAGRIDRFKKKFGDFNAADKVKGN; from the coding sequence ATGAAAAAAGATATCCATCCTAAACTTTATAAGGCAACTGTCCGCTGTCATTGCGGATATGAGTCCAAGGTTTATTCTACACTGGGTGAAGAGGTCAGTACTGAAATTTGTTCAAACTGCCATCCTTTTTACACAGGTAAACAGCGTTTCATCGATGCAGCTGGTCGTATTGACCGCTTCAAGAAGAAATTTGGTGATTTCAACGCTGCCGATAAAGTTAAAGGCAATTAG